A window of the Spirochaetae bacterium HGW-Spirochaetae-1 genome harbors these coding sequences:
- a CDS encoding AbrB family transcriptional regulator: MIKKIIQHGNSSAVIIDKPVMELLDIDSDSLLEMSTDGSSIILSPVKDRERLNRLKASLDKINSKHSATLKKLAK; encoded by the coding sequence ATGATAAAGAAAATAATACAGCACGGGAACAGCTCAGCGGTAATAATCGATAAGCCCGTAATGGAACTGCTGGATATCGATAGCGATTCCCTGCTGGAAATGTCAACCGATGGGAGCAGCATTATACTCTCACCCGTAAAAGACAGGGAAAGGTTGAACAGGCTCAAAGCTTCCCTTGATAAAATCAACAGTAAACATTCAGCCACCCTCAAGAAACTCGCAAAATGA